Genomic DNA from Methanofollis sp. W23:
TTATGCCGTCTCGATGGTTCTCTTCTCTCTCCTCAATAGAGTGATCGATCTCGGCAGCGAGGTCGTCATGGGTGCGGATCTTGGGATTCCTGCAACCTATAGGGACATATTTCGTCTGCTTGAAAAAGGGGGGTACATCGACAGAAAGATGGCTCACTCTCTCTCGTCTCTTGTCTACTATCGAAATTTGCTCTCGCACGAGTATCATACTTTCGAACGCGACGACCTCATGGCGGTCATCTCGCATCTCCCTGAGATCACCCGGTTTGTCGCCTGCACCCGCGAGATCGTAAAAAAGAGATTGTGAACAGTCTACCGCTCCACGGCCCTGATATGGTCTTCGGTCTTCTTGGCCAGGTCTTTTTTCCCCTCGATCCGTGCGACCTCGCGCACCACCTCAAGGGCATGGACCGACTCCTCCAGAAAACCCAGGATATCTGCCGGGAAGACCTCGATCCCGTATTCTTCCAGGATTGTCTCGCTGATCTGGCGGTGGTCGAGCCCGGTCTCGCGGTATTCAAGGATCGTCTTCGCAAATTTTCGTTCTGGACACCCGCAGTTGGGGTTGTCTTTGCATTTGCAGGCGAGGAAGTCTCGGTGAATGTTGAGGAGTTGTTCCCTGATATGGTGGTCAAGGGACCGGGTGGTCATCGCCAGGGGGATCACCTCAAGAAACGCCGAGTTGAAGACGCGGTCAGGGACCCTGACCTTGATCACCCGCTCGATCTTTCTGGACGAACGGAACCTCGCCTTTTCTGCGATCACGCCGTTTCTCCAGGCACTTCGTCGAACTTTTTGAGCGACTTCACCGCCTCGACCATCGTCTCGATCTCGGCAAGCCACTCGTCAAAGATCGTCGGTTCGGCCTTGCTCTTCAGATAGGTCTTGCTCCACTTCCCGCCGTCGATGACCTGAGCCCCGATCGTGGCGGCGATCTCGAGCGCCGCCTCGGGGTCTTCTGCGGCCACTTTCCGTCCTTCTTTCACCAGTTCTTTCGTCTCGCCCTCGAACTCTCCTGCAAGGAAGGTCTTGCACGCGGCGAAGAGCGTGATCAGGGAGAGCTGCACGCCATCGACGATCTCGGCAACTTCGTCGTCTTCAGCGAGCGGCTGCATCACGATGGTCTCGACGCCTTCCAGTTTTTCGAGCGTTTCCTCCTGGGTGAACCGGCCGTTCTGGTGGAGTTTGACGATCTTGAGCACCGAGATGGTGATGTCCTCGACAAAACTCTTGAGGACCTGGAACCCCTCAGGCATCTCCTCAGATTCTGGGTCTCCTTCGAAGTCGGATTCCCTGAGCGTTCCAAGCCAGTTATTCCAGCGTTCTTCACTGTAGAAAATATAGAATAACTTCATGGGCTCCTGATTTTTTCCCCTCTTTTTGGCCATTGCAATAGAGGTAGAATACCTCGAATTAAAGAACTTTCTATCAGTGAAGAGCGGACCGGGGTTCTTTCAGGCAGGTTGGGGGAAAAGTGCTATATCTGATGCGAGGGATAGGGGGTTGCATGGAAATCGTTGTCGCAACTGACGGGGCTGGAGGGCTTGATGCCGTCGCTGCCACCGACTTTGGCCGGGGCGAGACCTTCACCTTTGTCACGGCCGCGGAGGGGGAGATCAGCGCAGTCAGGGTCGTCGAGAATGCCGGACACCGGGTCGCGGAGGGGGCGGGAATCGTCGCGGCCGAGCAGGTGGCCAGAGAAGGGGTCGAAGTGGCGGCCGCCGGGCACTTTGGCCCTCATGCCCAGGAGATCCTGGGTGAGGAAGGGGTCGTGATCGCCCTCGTCCCGAAAGTGACGGTGCGCGAGGCGGTCGAGCGTGTCCTGGCCCGTCTGGACGACGAGTGATCTCCCCAATCTTCTTTTGGTCAAAACGCCCACCCTCAGGGCATGCTTCCTGACTGTCTCCTGACCTACCTGAGGGCGCACGCCCCACTCGTCGTCGCGCTCTCTGGCGGGACCGACAGCGCCGTCCTTCTGGCCGTCGCGGTGACGGCCGGGGTGAAGGTGGCGGCGGTGACCGTGGATACCGGACTTGTCCCTGCTGAGGAGGTTGAGGTGGCGGCGCGGACCGCCCGGGCGTGTGGGGTGAGGCACGAGACGCTCTCTGTCGAGATGTGTGCGCAGGAGGCGGTGCGCGAGAACACTCCTGAGCGCTGTTATGTCTGTAAGAGGACGATGATGGAGCGGGTCATCGAGTGGGCAAGGGCGCATGGCTACCAGTATGTCGCGGACGGCACCCATGCCGATGACGTTCCCGAAGGGAGGCCAGGGATGCGGGCCCTTGCCGAACTCGGGGTGTTCAGTCCGTTTGCGGCCTGCGGGATTGGACGGGACGAGATCCGTCGGCTCGCGGATATATTAGGGGTCGAGGTGCGTCCTTCCTCCTCGTGCATGGCCACGCGCATCCCTGAGGGGGCCACCGTCACTGCCGGGGCGATGCGCCGGGCGTATGAGGCTGAGGAACTCCTGCGACGCGCCGGGATCCCTGGCAGGGTCAGGGTGCGGGTTTCCGGGCGGTCGGCACGAGTCGAGGTGCCTGAAGGATACAGGGGACAGGTGCGGTCGCTCGTGCCGGACATAAAGACGGTTGGGTTTGACGAGGTTGAGGTGGTCTGAGATGGGGACGGTGTTGGTGCGTTTTGGAGAACTCTTTCTTAAGAGCGAGAATGTGCGCAGGCTGTACCTGAGAAAACTTCATCATAATATGGACCTGGCCCTCACCGCCTGTGAGGTTGAGCACGAGTTCGAGGTGCACCGTGACCGTCTCCTGGTCCATGGCCCTGACCCTGCGGCGATCGTACGAGTGGCGGCCCGGACCTTCGGGCTTGTCGACGCCGCGGTCTGCACCCAGATCGGGGCCACCATTCCCCAGATGGGGGCAGCGGCCCTCGCCCTTGCAGAGCGACACCTGCGGGCGGGGATGAGTTTTGCGGTGCGGGCCAGGCGCCAGGATGTCGAGGGGATGACAAGCCAGCAGATCGGGGCCGAGGTCGGGAGCGTGATCTATGATGCGATCCCTGGCCTCAGGGTCGACCTCTCCCATCCTGACTATGAGGTCTTTGTCGAGGCGCGGCCCTATGGGGGACTGGTGTACGACGAGCGCCTCCCCGCGCCTGGCGGGCTCCCATACGGGACGCAGGACCGGGTGCTCTCTCTCCTTTCCGCTGGAATCGACTCGCCGGTGGCGACCTGGCAGGTGATGCGCCGCGGGTGCCTGGTCACCCACCTCACCTTTGATGCCGGACGGTGGCAGGGGTCGGACGTCCGTGCCGCCGTCCGCCGCCACCATGCCGCCCTCTCGACCTGGTGCATGGGCCATCCCCTCGACCTCCTCGTCGCCGACATGGAGCCCTTCTTCGAGGCGATGACCGGGGCCGCCGACCCCCACTACCGCTGCCTCCTCTGCAAACGCTTTATGTTCAGGGTGGCAAGCGGCGTCGCCAGGCATGAGGGGGCTCTCGCCATCGTCACCGGAGACAACCTCGGCCAGGTCGCCTCCCAGACCCTTGCGAACCTGGGCGTGATCGAGGCGGCCGCCGACCTCCCGGTCCTCCGCCCGCTCCTCACCTATGAGAAGAACGAGGCCGTCGCCCTCGCGCGCAGGATCGGAACCTTCGACGAGGACGCTGGCGACCTCTCCTGTGCGGCCGTGCCGAAGCGGCCGGCGACCCAGGCAAAGGTCGCAAAGATCGAGGGGGAAGAGGCGAAGTTCGGTCTCGATGAACTGGTCGACGAGGCCATCGCCGGGGTGAGACGGGTCAGGGCGAAGAACGGGCGGATCGTCAGGGAGGACGACCGGGCCTGATCAAAATTTGGATTGTTCTTCGGGAGGTTGGGGTTCCGGCCCCCCAGGAGGTGATGGTCGGCATGGAAAGGAGAGGCATTCATCCTTGAATACGACCAGATTGACCCCCATTTCAGGATCACCTCATCAAATCCGAGGTCAGATCGGACTTCTTTTTTGATCTTGCTATAGAGACGTTTGCTCGTGGAATGCGGGGAGGAAACCGGGCCTCTCAAGGCTCCAGAGTGTCCCGTATGATTGCCAGTAATGTTAATCTTCGGCCCCTCTCTGGTACGCCCCCCGGAGGGGTGGAAGAGGAGGCAGGATTGAGCGGGGATTTTCTGGAGGTGAGACAACCATGAAACTTATCCCAAAGATCGGTTCTGTAATGCTGAATGAAGATTGTACCACACCGCACTCCTGCATGGACTTGAAACATAGAATACAGAAACACTTTCAGATCAATTGGTTCTGTAGAAATCCTCTTGGTGAATCTCTCTGGCGGGGGGGCTTGCCGCCCCCCGAACTCCCCACCACACGATAGGTCGAGGACGGCAATCCTTCTTCAGGGAGGTCGAATATGCCTTCCCCGGCCCTATCATCATCCCGGGGTCCGGGAGCAGCGCCCCCGGCCAAAGAGGTGGGAAGGCGGGTGACACACGTCTCACCCCCACAAGAGGTGAGGGGTTCTACAGAGCAGAAAAATATGACTTTGAAAGTCTCTTATTCATCTTTATGAGCCCTTCTCAGATCATCTCTGACAGATCTCTGAGGTTACCATGAAAATGATCCCGATGATCGTCTCTCCATGTTTGGATGATGATTTGATCTCTTCAGGGTGATATACAGAGAATAAATCTTCTGAATAACTCTCTCCTTTGCCTTTCCGGCCCTATCTTCATCCGGGGGTTCGGGGGCAGCGCCCCCGACACGAGTGTGCCAGAAGGCACGTCGATCAGAGGTGCCGCCCGCATCGCAGACTCTTCTCCGCAGTTTCGCACCGGGGGGTTGCACCCCCCGGACCCCCCACGAAGAGGATAGGTGGGGGCGGCGATGGGACAGGATCGCCACCGACTCTCCTGTCTTGAAAAAGAGCGATCAAGCAACGAGAAATGTTCATCCCATATGCTTGAACCCGGAATTCATGCAAAATGCTACAGAGTCTAGTGACTCTTTCCAGAACAAAAAGAGAACCTGCACCGGCCCCATCCACAGGGCCGGCACTATTGATCTTACGGCGAGACGACCGAGAGGCCGTGCTCCTCGGCGATCTCGGTATAGGCCTGTGCGACATACTCGGCCTGGGCACGGGTGATCCCGTAGGTGTTGAACTTCCAGACCTTCGTCGCCCCAGGGATCACGCCCATGATCCCCTTCTTCTTCAGGGCCGAGGAGAGGAAGAAGCCGCGTTTTTTGTGGGTCTCGGCGACCCTGTCAAAGGATCCGGTGGTGTCGACCCTGGTCAGGGTGTGGCGGCGCGGCAGCTCAGACCTGACCTCGGTCCCCTCGATGGACCTGAGAGCGTCGACGACGAGACGGCTGTTTTCGAGGTGCTCGTCCCAGTGCTGCACCCGCTCCTGCACGTGCGGGAACGAGGCCATCATCCCCATGAGGGTGACGCCCATCAGGGTGCACCCCATCATCTCTACCTCCTTGATCCCGAAGGTCCGGCCGGTGACGTCGCCCTTGATCTTGGTGGTCCGAAAGACCTCCTCAGCACGCTCAGAGGTCGTCGCCAGGACGCCGGACGGGGCCGGGGCGGCCATGCTCTTGTGGCCAGAGCCGACGACGAAGTCGGCGCCCAGAGCCTTCCCGTCCACCGGCATGATCCCGACGGTATAGGCCCCGTTGACCAGGACCGGGATGTCGTGGCTGTGGGCGACGCGGGCGATCTCTTTGACCTCATGGAGGTTGCCGTACTGGTAGTCGACCTGGTCGATAAAGAGCAGGACAGGCGGGCGCCCGAAGGTCTTCTCCGCCTCCTCGATCCTGGCCTCCGCCGCGTCGGCCGTGATGATATTTGCCTCGTTCTTCGGGATCTCCAGCGGCACCCCGCCGGCATTCTCGACGGCGATGAACTCGGTGTAGTGGGAGAGTCCGGTGAGCATCACGGGATCGCCCTTCTGGACGTACGTCCCTGCGACTGCCTGGAAACCGCGGCGGGCCCCGGGCACCACCCGCGCCGCGTCCATCCCGACAAACTCTGCGAGGTCCTGGTGGAAATCGGCGATCGGCGGTTTTTTGATGTAGTCGAGCCTGAAGGGTTTCCTGCAGTTGTCGCAGACCGAGTAGCCATCGCCATAGGCGATGACCGCCTTCATCGCGTCGGCGGTCAAGCGTCCCCCGGCCTGGATGGGGTCGATGTTGATGTACATCTCCTCGACATCACGCAGTTCGATCTTGGAGGTGCACCTCACCTGACCATCTCCTGCTCGATGATCTTTACCTGTTTTTGCAGTTTCTCCACCTTCTTTGCGACAGATGCCTGTTGCTCCTCATCGAGGTCATGCGTCGGCGCGGTCTCCCGCATCAGCGCCCGCAGGTCGGTGAGGAGGAACATGGCCTGAAAGATTGCGTCCACGGCCCGCTGCGTCATATAATCACCACCCTCATATTGTGCCTCCGCAATAAATAGTGGTGACGCTCTCGCCTTTACTTTCGGGGTGCGGAGATTATTGCTATATATGACAGCAGACTGAGGGATCACTGGGCATGAAATGCGTTCATATCGCCGATACACACCTTGGCCTTGCGGCCTTCCATAAGATCGACCCTGATACCGGGATGAACCTCCGGGAACGTTTGGTCTATGAGAATTTTCTGGCGGCCGTCGACGTGATCATACGCGAGCGTCCTGACGCCGTGGTGCATGCCGGCGACCTCTTCCACCAGGTGAGGCCAAAGACCAGGGCCTACACCACCGCTCTGGAGGGACTCGACCGCCTGGCCGAGGCCGGGATCCCGCTGGTCGTCATCGCCGGCAACCACTCGATGGCCAAGACGCGGTATACCCAGTCCCCTTTTGCGGTCCTTGAATATCACGGCGCCGAGGTGCACGCCGCGTACAGATATCAATATGAGACGGTGGAACTGGGCGACACCCTCTTCCATCTCATTCCAAACATGCTTGAGGCCGGCGACTACCGCCGGGCCTTCGACGAGATTGCGCTCTCCTCATCTGGCCCGAATGTCATGGTCACCCACGGGCTGGCAAGCATGGTCGCGGATAAGAAACTCCACACCATCGCCGAGCATGAGATCGACAGCACCATGATCTCAGACGCCTTCGAGTACATCGCCCTTGGTCACTACCATGGGCAACTCTTGGTCGGGGCAAATGCCTGGTACAGCGGTTCCATCGAGTACTGCACCTATGGAGAACTGCGAGACCAGAAAGGGGGACTGGTGGTCGATACGCAGAGTGGGGAGGTCAGGCATCTCGACCTCCCGCACACCCCTATGTACGACCTTGGGACCATCGAGGGCGCCGGGCTCTCTGCCCGCGAAGTCGTCGATGCCGTGGCCGCGAGGGTGGAGAAGGTCGAAGAGGCGCGCGCGATGTGCCAGGTCACGATCGCCGGCGTGGAGCGGGAGACCCTCCACGCCGCCGCCAGAATCGGCCCTGGCGAGTGTGCCGGGCACCTCCTTGACCTGAAGATCAGGGCCGAGTGTGCTGAGGAGGACCGGCCCCGCCTCGGCGCCGACGACCTCTCAGGGGTCGATTATGTCGCGGAGTTCGGGAGATTTCTTGCAGATAAACATCTTCCCGGATCGAAACACGACTATGCCCTCAAAAAGGGGCAGGAGGTGCTGAAGCGGGTGATCAGGGAGCACGCGGAGGGCGACGATGCTGCTGCATAGACTGGTCCTCCGTAACTTCAAGCGCTACCGCGACGAGGAGATCAGGTTCTGCGACGGGATCACCGGGATCGTCGGGAACAATGGGGCCGGGAAGAGTTCTCTCACCGACGCCATCCTCTTTGCGCTGTATGGGGTCCAGGGAGGGGTGGACGCCGAGTATGTTGTCTCCTCCTTTGCCGGTCCCAAGGACCGCTGCGAAGTGCGCCTCGAATTTGCGGCCGCTGGCGAGGAGTATGTCGTCCAGCGGACCTTCAGGAAAACAGCCAACTCGACGCAGCACAAGGCCTCGCTCTTCATGCTCGGCGGCGAGAAGCAGTTGGCCGAGGGGGTGAGTGCCGTCGCTTCTGAAGTGCAGCGGGTTCTTGGCATGGGTCCTTCAGACTTCAGGAGCACGGTCTTTGCCGCGCAGAAAGACCTGCTCGCCCTCCTGGACGAGCGCCCGGCAGCGCGGAAGGAATGGTTCATGAAGATGCTCGGGATCGACTATCTCAAGGAGGAGGGGCAGGCGGTCCTGAAGGCAGAACTTGAGGGTGTCGAGCATGAGATCGGGAGGGGGGGCGGCGCCCTCTCGGTCCTTGACGAGGACAGGGTGCAGGAGGCCCTTGAAGCATGCCGGGCCGAGGTGGCCAGGACCGGCGAGCAGGTGGAGGCCTGTCATAAGAGTCTCTCGAGCCTTGACGTCGAGGCACAGGAAATCGAGGCCGAGCGTGAGACTCTGGAGGCCGCTGAGCGGGAGGTCATCAGGCTCTCGGAGACAGAGGCAACATGCAGGAGAGAGATCGACCGCCTGAGGTTCGAATCGACCTCGCTTGAGGGTGAAATCGAGGCGGTCTCGAAGAACCTCCGCGATTACGATGCCCTCGCAACCTCTGAGAAGGAGTATGAAGGGATCGTCTCCACCTATGATGAGTGGAGAGGACAGAAGCATGAGCACGACCTCCTTGTCGAACGGCGTGCGTCTCTCCACGCTGAGAAGGCGCGAGAAGTTGAACGGCTCGATGCTCTCTCGGCCACCCTTGCGCGGCTCGACGTCGACGCCGCACGGTGCCGGGAACTCAAACCCTCGGTCAGGCGGCGTGAGGAAGTGCGAGGAGAACAGGAGGTACTGAAGGCCGAGGAAGAGCAGCACCGTCACCTCTGTGAGAGTCTTCGTACCGCTGAACAGCATTTTTCTGGAATCGAGAGGAGGACAGCCGCTCTCAGTCGGGAGGTGGCGGCGCTCAGGCAGAAGGACGCCGAACGCTCCGGATTTGAGCCAGAGGTTGCGAGGTACGACGACTGTCGTCGTCTCAAGGAGGTGCTTGATGAGGCGGCGGGCCATCACCGCGAGGCTCTCCGCCTCCGTGAGGAGGCCCGCTCGGTGAGGAACGAGTGTGCCGCTCAGGAAGATGTCATCCGGGGGCTTCGGCGCGATGCGGAGGGGCTCGGCGATCCGGTTGCGGCGCTGGAGGAGGCGGAGAGGAAGCGTGCGACCCTCGCCTCGTCCCTGGTCGCCACCAAGGCCGGGCGCGAGGCCGCCGCCAACCGGGCGGTATCGGCAAGAGAGCACCTGCAAGAGATCGAGGCCCTTGGTCCGGACTCGCTCTGCCCCACCTGTCACCAGCCTCTCAGGACACACTATCCTGATCTGGTTGCCGATCTGGAAGAGGAGGCCACTGCGGCTGAGCGAGAGGTCGGTGCACTGGACGACGGGATCGCTGGCATCGAGCGCGAGCGTGCGGCCGTAGAGGAGGATATCGCCGGCATCGCCGAGCGCTGCCGCACTCTCCAGGAACTGCAGGCCAGGATCGCTGCCAGAGAGGAAAGCCTCGCTGAACAGGGTCATAGATGCGATCTCCTTACGGCCGGGTATGAGACTGAGGAGGAGAAGATCGCCGTCCTCGGTATCGGTGCCTACGACCCCGGGCGCCATGAGGAGATCGTCAGGGAACTCGCGTTCCTCTCAGAACTCAAGGTCCGATATGACAGGTTGGCAGGGGAGACGGCGGCCATGCCCGAGAAAATCGAGGCCCTTGACGCCCTTGACGCCGAGGGGAGCGTGGCCCTCCTTGCCGTCGAGGTGGCGCGTGCCGACTGTGCGGCCCACCCCTATGACCTGGACCGCAAGGCCAGGCTCGAAGAAGAAGCAGGGCGGCTTGAGGTGCTCTGGCAGGAGTACCTCGCGGCCGGGGCCAGGTGTGAGGGGCGACAGAAGGTGGAGGACGATTACAACGCGGTGAAGAAGGAACTCGTCCGTCTGGACAGGACTCTTGACGACTGCACCGCCGGGATTGAGGCCGTGGGCTTTGACTCAGACGTCTACGCGGGTCTCGGCGAGGAGAGGGAGGTGGCCGAGGGGCGGCACCGTAGATATCTTGCCCTTGCCGGGGAGGCGGCACGTCTCCCCGACCTGCAGAGACGGAGATCCGCGCTCGCTTCAGAGATCCATGCGGCCGAAGAACACCTCACAGAGGCTCTGGCGGCGAGAGGGGCCCTGAACTTCGACCCCGATCGCCTTGCGGGGGTGCGTGCCCGCGCCCGCAGCATCGCCGAGAAGACTCAGGCGCAGCGGGAAGAGGTGAGCCGCTTCAAGACCGAGATGGTGCATCTCAAGGAGCGCGAGGAAGAACTGAAGAAAAAATTGCAGCAGGTTGGAGAAATCAGAAGAGAGATCGAGAGCCTCGAGGAGGAAGAGGAGAACCTGAAGTTGACCCGTTCTCTCCTCTCGGAGTACACCGCCTATCTTCTCGGCGTCGTGCGCGGGCGCCTGGAGGGGGTCGTCGGCGAGGTACTTGGCGAGATCACCGACGGCCGCTACGACACCGTCACCTTTGACGACGACTTCACCCTCATGGTCAACGACATGGGGGCCGACTATCCGGCCGCACGCTTCTCTGGCGGCGAACAGGACGATATCGCCATCGCCTTGCGCATCGCCCTCTCCAGGTACCTTGCGGCCATGCGCGGGATGGGCGACCCTGCGGTTCTGATCTTTGACGAGATCTTTGGGAGCCAGGACGAGGGGCGGCGGGCCAACCTGATCAGGGCCCTCAGGACGCAGGAAGCCCACTTCCCCCAGATCTTTCTGATCTCCCATATCGGTGAGGTCCACGAGGAGTTCGAGACGACCCTCAGGGTCGAACCTGGCCCTGGTCCAGAGAGTCATATCGAGGAGGTCTCCTGGTGATCCCCCTTGACAGGACCGACCTTGCCGGGGTGCTGGGATATCTTGGGACGATCCGTCCTGCCGATCTCCCTTCGCGGTTTGCCAGGGCCGGTGGGTATGATGCCTCGTCTTTTCTCCCCTGTGCGGCCGGGTGGGACGGTTACTTCTCGGCGGTGGACGGGAGCAATGCCATGGTCCTTGAGAGCGGCAGTTTCTCTGTCGCCCTTGTCAGGGCGGTCGAGACGACCTTTTCCGGGGCCAGGCGCGCCCATGCCGGGGAGACCTCCCTGCGTGCCTTCAGGATCGGGCCTGAGACCGAGAACCCGGCCTATCACGATCTCTATACCGAATGTTTTGAGAACGCCCCGATCAGTCCCCTTAAAAATGAGGACCGCTCCCGCGCCGCCGCTGTCTTCAGGGACACCCTTGAGTATGCCACTGCGAACCGTCTTGTCTCACACCTCGACCCTGGAGACATTCTTGTGCTGGACGGCGCCCTCAGGGTGGACCACGAGAGCCTCCGCCCGGTCCTCATCAGGGTCCTGAGAGAAGCCAGGCGGCGCGGAATCCTCGTCGCGGCGGTGACCAAGATGGCGGCCTCCACCTGGGGTGGGGGGATCCCCCTTGTCCCTGCGGCCGCGGCCCTTGCCTGTGACCTGGGGGTGAAGGGGCCGTGGTACCTGGAGGTGCCCCCTGAGGTCATGGACGTCGAGCGTTACCAGGAGTGGCATTTTGGTGACACCTATGTCGCTTCCCTCCACCCCAGGGCCCCCCTGGCCTTCAAGGTGGAGGTGCCTGAAGGCACCTCGCCCCACGTCGTCGAGACCACCTTCGCCGCCCTCGCCTCCTATGCCGACGACGGCCGGGTCACCGGTTACCCCTTCCCCCTCTTCGACGCCCACCGCCTTGCGACGATCACACAGGACCAGGTCGACCAGGTACGGCAGGCCCTGATCATGGGGATGAGCGAGCAGGGCATGACAGGGAACGAATTCCAGGCATATTTTGGTGATATCCATGACAGATTTGCATCCTATCGATGACGACGACTCGGCCAAGTACCGGCTCATCGGCGAGAGCGTCCTTTCGTACCGCTTCATCGTCCCGCATGACGCAAGGGTCTATCTCGGCGACCTCCTCAAGATCGTCGACCAGACCAAGGGCCTGACCTTCTATGCGAAGGTGAGCGAGATACGGCATGCCTGCAACTTTGCGGACCCGAGGTGGGACACGAGGGCCTATGGCCGCCGGTTCTACGAGATGGGAGAAGACGTCTTCCTGGAGGTGGCGGCGGTCCCGCTCGGCTACGTCGACGAGGCCGGGACGTTCAGGAAGCCAAACACCCTGCCCTCCAAGTTTTCTGAGGTGGTCGCCGACCCTGATGCCGCAGACTTCGCCTTCCTGAGAGGTGAGATGGGCGAGATCGAGGTCGGGCTTCTCAAGAACGGGCTCGGCGTCGTCGAAGGCGTCCCGGTCGCCCTCCACGCGAGGGTGATGGCCCAGCACATGGGCGTCTTTGCGACCACCGGCATGGGCAAGAGCAACTTCATGAAGGTCTTCTCCGCCTCATGCATGAAGGCGCAGCAGTTTGGGATGCTCATCGTCGATCCGCACGGCGAGTACGCGACTGGGGGGCGTTCGTCCACCGGCGATCCCACCCAGGGGCTCCTCCATTATACGGCAGGGAGGGACGGGCTTGCGGTCTTCACCATCGACAGGGAGAAATTGAAAAAATATCACCTCAACCGTCTCTGGCTCGAGTACGACGACATCAGGGCCTCTGACCTGAACATCCTCTTCGATCATTCAGAGGCACAGCACGACATCCTCGAACTCCTCGGCGGGGTGCGGGGGTCAGACCTCGTCGCCTTCTTTGAGGAGAATGATTTTGACACTTTCGACGCCCACACCTATGAAGGGCGCTTCAGGTGGATCGCCGAGAAACTGCGCACCTCCCAGCCTGGTCCGCTCACCGTCCTCAAGCGCCACTTCGAGATCCTGACTGAGAGGAACGACTCGTTCTTCAGGAGAGAGGGCTCGGCCCTCCCTGAGATCATCAAGGCCCTTGACGAGCACAAAGTGGTCCTCATCGACATCCCTGGCATGAGTGAGCGGAGCGAACTCTTCGTCC
This window encodes:
- a CDS encoding DUF86 domain-containing protein codes for the protein MFDHERIAVILADIQTYCADLKEFGIASSDDLRDKKTYYAVSMVLFSLLNRVIDLGSEVVMGADLGIPATYRDIFRLLEKGGYIDRKMAHSLSSLVYYRNLLSHEYHTFERDDLMAVISHLPEITRFVACTREIVKKRL
- a CDS encoding DUF5814 domain-containing protein translates to MIAEKARFRSSRKIERVIKVRVPDRVFNSAFLEVIPLAMTTRSLDHHIREQLLNIHRDFLACKCKDNPNCGCPERKFAKTILEYRETGLDHRQISETILEEYGIEVFPADILGFLEESVHALEVVREVARIEGKKDLAKKTEDHIRAVER
- a CDS encoding DUF2150 family protein — encoded protein: MKLFYIFYSEERWNNWLGTLRESDFEGDPESEEMPEGFQVLKSFVEDITISVLKIVKLHQNGRFTQEETLEKLEGVETIVMQPLAEDDEVAEIVDGVQLSLITLFAACKTFLAGEFEGETKELVKEGRKVAAEDPEAALEIAATIGAQVIDGGKWSKTYLKSKAEPTIFDEWLAEIETMVEAVKSLKKFDEVPGETA
- a CDS encoding NifB/NifX family molybdenum-iron cluster-binding protein, which codes for MEIVVATDGAGGLDAVAATDFGRGETFTFVTAAEGEISAVRVVENAGHRVAEGAGIVAAEQVAREGVEVAAAGHFGPHAQEILGEEGVVIALVPKVTVREAVERVLARLDDE
- the larE gene encoding ATP-dependent sacrificial sulfur transferase LarE, with the protein product MLPDCLLTYLRAHAPLVVALSGGTDSAVLLAVAVTAGVKVAAVTVDTGLVPAEEVEVAARTARACGVRHETLSVEMCAQEAVRENTPERCYVCKRTMMERVIEWARAHGYQYVADGTHADDVPEGRPGMRALAELGVFSPFAACGIGRDEIRRLADILGVEVRPSSSCMATRIPEGATVTAGAMRRAYEAEELLRRAGIPGRVRVRVSGRSARVEVPEGYRGQVRSLVPDIKTVGFDEVEVV
- the thiI gene encoding tRNA uracil 4-sulfurtransferase ThiI, producing MGTVLVRFGELFLKSENVRRLYLRKLHHNMDLALTACEVEHEFEVHRDRLLVHGPDPAAIVRVAARTFGLVDAAVCTQIGATIPQMGAAALALAERHLRAGMSFAVRARRQDVEGMTSQQIGAEVGSVIYDAIPGLRVDLSHPDYEVFVEARPYGGLVYDERLPAPGGLPYGTQDRVLSLLSAGIDSPVATWQVMRRGCLVTHLTFDAGRWQGSDVRAAVRRHHAALSTWCMGHPLDLLVADMEPFFEAMTGAADPHYRCLLCKRFMFRVASGVARHEGALAIVTGDNLGQVASQTLANLGVIEAAADLPVLRPLLTYEKNEAVALARRIGTFDEDAGDLSCAAVPKRPATQAKVAKIEGEEAKFGLDELVDEAIAGVRRVRAKNGRIVREDDRA
- the pscS gene encoding O-phospho-L-seryl-tRNA:Cys-tRNA synthase, whose translation is MRCTSKIELRDVEEMYINIDPIQAGGRLTADAMKAVIAYGDGYSVCDNCRKPFRLDYIKKPPIADFHQDLAEFVGMDAARVVPGARRGFQAVAGTYVQKGDPVMLTGLSHYTEFIAVENAGGVPLEIPKNEANIITADAAEARIEEAEKTFGRPPVLLFIDQVDYQYGNLHEVKEIARVAHSHDIPVLVNGAYTVGIMPVDGKALGADFVVGSGHKSMAAPAPSGVLATTSERAEEVFRTTKIKGDVTGRTFGIKEVEMMGCTLMGVTLMGMMASFPHVQERVQHWDEHLENSRLVVDALRSIEGTEVRSELPRRHTLTRVDTTGSFDRVAETHKKRGFFLSSALKKKGIMGVIPGATKVWKFNTYGITRAQAEYVAQAYTEIAEEHGLSVVSP
- a CDS encoding DNA repair exonuclease gives rise to the protein MKCVHIADTHLGLAAFHKIDPDTGMNLRERLVYENFLAAVDVIIRERPDAVVHAGDLFHQVRPKTRAYTTALEGLDRLAEAGIPLVVIAGNHSMAKTRYTQSPFAVLEYHGAEVHAAYRYQYETVELGDTLFHLIPNMLEAGDYRRAFDEIALSSSGPNVMVTHGLASMVADKKLHTIAEHEIDSTMISDAFEYIALGHYHGQLLVGANAWYSGSIEYCTYGELRDQKGGLVVDTQSGEVRHLDLPHTPMYDLGTIEGAGLSAREVVDAVAARVEKVEEARAMCQVTIAGVERETLHAAARIGPGECAGHLLDLKIRAECAEEDRPRLGADDLSGVDYVAEFGRFLADKHLPGSKHDYALKKGQEVLKRVIREHAEGDDAAA